A window from Ramlibacter pinisoli encodes these proteins:
- a CDS encoding ABC transporter permease subunit (The N-terminal region of this protein, as described by TIGR01726, is a three transmembrane segment that identifies a subfamily of ABC transporter permease subunits, which specificities that include histidine, arginine, glutamine, glutamate, L-cystine (sic), the opines (in Agrobacterium) octopine and nopaline, etc.): MPVAARPAPRRAAQPGRWRAWVYQALLVVVVVAAVAVLAHVTLAHMRERGIRSGFGFLGDPAGFDIGEGWLPYQPSSPYWQAFLAGIVNTLRAAIPAIVACTLIGVALGVGRLAPNAPLRGLCRAWVEVARNVPLLLQLLTWYLLLTEYLPSVDEAWTLGTVARLSKNGLEFGDEFASALSPEYLAVVLGLTVYTSAYVAEVVRAGILAVPEGQVEAAEALGLLPAQKLRLVVLPQALRLIVPPLTNQYLNLTKNSSLAVAVGYPDLVSVANTSLNQSGRAVECIAIIMAVYLVLSLATAWMMGAVNRRAALRER, translated from the coding sequence ATGCCGGTCGCGGCCCGGCCGGCGCCCCGGCGCGCCGCGCAGCCCGGCCGCTGGCGCGCCTGGGTCTACCAGGCGTTGCTGGTCGTGGTGGTGGTCGCGGCCGTTGCCGTGCTGGCGCATGTCACCCTGGCCCACATGCGCGAGCGGGGGATCCGCAGCGGCTTCGGCTTCCTGGGCGATCCGGCCGGGTTCGACATCGGCGAGGGCTGGCTGCCCTACCAGCCCTCCAGTCCCTACTGGCAGGCCTTCCTGGCCGGCATCGTCAACACCCTGCGCGCGGCCATCCCGGCCATCGTCGCCTGCACCCTGATCGGCGTCGCGCTCGGCGTCGGCCGGTTGGCCCCCAATGCGCCGCTCAGGGGCCTGTGTCGGGCCTGGGTGGAGGTGGCCCGCAACGTGCCCCTGCTGCTGCAATTGCTCACGTGGTACCTGCTGCTGACGGAGTACCTGCCTTCCGTCGACGAAGCGTGGACCCTGGGCACGGTCGCGCGCCTGAGCAAGAACGGGCTGGAATTCGGCGACGAATTCGCATCAGCGCTGTCGCCCGAATACCTGGCCGTGGTGCTGGGCCTGACCGTGTACACCTCCGCGTACGTGGCCGAAGTCGTGCGCGCCGGCATCCTGGCCGTGCCGGAAGGCCAGGTCGAAGCCGCCGAGGCCCTCGGGCTGCTGCCGGCGCAGAAGCTGCGGCTGGTGGTCCTGCCCCAGGCACTGCGCCTGATTGTTCCGCCCCTGACCAACCAGTACCTGAATCTCACCAAGAACTCCTCGCTCGCCGTGGCCGTGGGCTACCCCGACCTGGTCTCCGTCGCGAACACGTCCCTGAACCAGTCCGGTCGCGCGGTGGAGTGCATCGCGATCATCATGGCCGTGTACCTCGTGCTGTCGCTGGCCACCGCCTGGATGATGGGCGCGGTGAACCGCCGGGCGGCCCTGCGGGAGCGCTAG
- a CDS encoding YihY/virulence factor BrkB family protein, with translation MRILSPAAAHVIAHPGAFVRRVLAGFAGNQGLLLAGAVAYYALLSVVPLLILLVIALSHVIDQAELLDTLSRYLEWLLPGQSQAVIQELGSFVAHRQVVGWVLLGTMLFFSSLAFTVLEKAMSVIFLHRFVVRRRHFLVSALMPYCYVLCLGVGLLVMTLVAGRLETLSDESIRLGSREWSLGGLSGALLYLLGLGGEIVLLTSLYIVMPVGRLTWRHALPGGVTAALLWEVARHVLVWYFGTLSQVSVVYGSLTTAIVVLLSLEIGATLLLLGAQVISEFERIDRQEAASDR, from the coding sequence ATGCGCATCCTCAGCCCGGCCGCTGCCCACGTGATCGCCCATCCCGGCGCGTTCGTGCGCCGGGTGCTGGCCGGATTCGCCGGCAACCAGGGCCTGCTGCTGGCGGGTGCGGTGGCCTACTACGCGCTACTGTCGGTCGTGCCGCTGCTCATCCTGCTGGTGATCGCCCTGTCGCACGTCATCGACCAGGCCGAACTGCTCGACACCCTGAGCCGCTACCTGGAGTGGCTGCTGCCGGGCCAGTCGCAGGCGGTCATCCAGGAACTGGGCTCCTTCGTCGCCCACCGCCAGGTCGTGGGCTGGGTCTTGCTGGGCACCATGCTGTTCTTCAGCTCGCTGGCTTTCACGGTGCTGGAGAAGGCCATGTCGGTCATCTTCCTGCACCGCTTCGTGGTCCGGCGCCGCCATTTCCTGGTCTCCGCCCTCATGCCGTACTGCTACGTGCTCTGCCTGGGCGTGGGGCTGCTCGTGATGACGCTGGTCGCCGGCCGGCTGGAGACCCTGAGCGACGAGAGCATCCGGCTGGGGTCGCGCGAGTGGTCGCTCGGCGGCCTGTCCGGGGCATTGCTCTACCTGCTCGGGCTGGGGGGCGAGATCGTCCTGCTCACCTCGCTTTACATCGTGATGCCGGTGGGCCGGCTCACCTGGCGCCACGCGCTGCCCGGCGGAGTGACCGCGGCGCTGCTGTGGGAGGTGGCACGCCACGTCCTGGTCTGGTATTTCGGCACGCTCTCCCAGGTGAGCGTCGTCTATGGGTCGTTGACGACCGCCATCGTGGTGCTGCTCAGCCTCGAGATCGGTGCCACCTTGCTGCTGCTGGGGGCGCAGGTGATCTCCGAGTTCGAGCGGATCGACCGCCAGGAGGCGGCTAGCGATCGATGA
- a CDS encoding acyl-CoA synthetase: MASIFEQDLPRNPANFAPITPLAFLERTAEIYPDRLAVVHGPLRRTWGEVESRCRRLASALERRGIGKGDTVAVMLPNTPPMVEAHFGIPMAGAVLNALNTRLDADSIAFMLDHGEAKAVIVDPEFSAVMQQALARRQGKEPLLVIDVEDELYTGATQQQGEVTYEAFLAEGDPRHPWQLPADEWDAIALNYTSGTTGNPKGVVYHHRGAATNAVSNILEWDMPKHAVYLWTLPMFHCNGWCFPWTVAARAGVNVCLRRVEARAIIEAIKEHGVTHYCGAPIVHGMLVNAPDELRQGLPRGVKAMVAGAAPPASMIEGMERLGFDLTHVYGLTEVYGPATVCPKHEAWDRLDIGERARLNARQGVRYHLQQGARVMDPETMQPVPWDGETMGEIMFRGNITMKGYLKNAKATQEAFAGGWFHTGDLAVQFPDGYIKIKDRSKDIIISGGENISSIEVEDVLYRHPDVLAAAVVARPDPKWGETPCAFVELKPGAQTTPQDIVAHCRKHLAGFKVPRAVVFGELPKTSTGKIQKFELRKQAGSAQAIDV; encoded by the coding sequence ATGGCCAGCATTTTCGAGCAGGACCTTCCGCGCAACCCTGCCAACTTCGCTCCCATCACGCCGCTCGCGTTCCTGGAGCGCACCGCCGAGATCTACCCCGACCGCCTCGCCGTCGTGCACGGCCCGCTGCGGCGCACCTGGGGCGAAGTGGAGTCGCGCTGCCGCCGCCTGGCCAGCGCGCTGGAGCGCCGCGGCATCGGCAAGGGCGACACCGTGGCGGTGATGCTGCCGAACACGCCGCCCATGGTGGAGGCGCATTTCGGCATCCCGATGGCAGGCGCGGTGCTCAATGCACTGAACACGCGACTCGATGCCGACAGCATCGCCTTCATGCTGGACCACGGCGAGGCCAAGGCCGTCATCGTCGACCCCGAGTTCTCGGCCGTGATGCAGCAGGCCCTCGCCCGCCGGCAGGGGAAGGAGCCGCTGCTGGTCATCGACGTCGAGGACGAGCTGTACACGGGCGCGACGCAGCAGCAGGGCGAGGTCACGTACGAAGCCTTCCTGGCCGAAGGCGACCCCCGCCACCCCTGGCAACTGCCTGCCGACGAGTGGGATGCCATCGCGCTGAACTACACCAGCGGCACCACCGGAAATCCCAAGGGCGTGGTCTACCACCACCGCGGCGCGGCCACCAACGCCGTGTCGAACATCCTCGAATGGGACATGCCCAAGCATGCGGTCTACCTGTGGACCCTGCCCATGTTCCACTGCAACGGCTGGTGCTTCCCCTGGACCGTGGCGGCGCGCGCCGGCGTCAACGTGTGCCTGCGGCGGGTGGAAGCCCGGGCGATCATCGAGGCCATCAAGGAACACGGCGTCACGCACTACTGCGGCGCGCCGATCGTGCACGGCATGCTGGTCAACGCGCCCGACGAGCTCAGGCAGGGGCTGCCGCGCGGGGTCAAGGCCATGGTGGCCGGGGCGGCCCCGCCGGCATCGATGATCGAGGGCATGGAGCGGCTGGGGTTCGACCTGACCCACGTGTACGGGCTGACCGAGGTCTACGGGCCGGCGACGGTCTGTCCCAAGCACGAGGCCTGGGACCGGCTCGACATCGGCGAGCGGGCCCGCCTGAATGCCCGGCAGGGCGTGCGCTACCACCTGCAGCAGGGCGCTCGCGTGATGGACCCCGAAACGATGCAGCCGGTCCCGTGGGACGGCGAGACCATGGGCGAGATCATGTTCCGCGGCAACATCACCATGAAGGGCTACCTGAAGAACGCCAAGGCCACGCAGGAAGCCTTCGCCGGCGGCTGGTTCCACACCGGCGACCTGGCCGTGCAGTTCCCCGACGGCTACATCAAGATCAAGGACCGCAGCAAGGACATCATCATTTCCGGCGGCGAGAACATCTCGTCGATCGAAGTCGAGGACGTCCTGTATCGCCACCCGGATGTGCTGGCCGCCGCCGTGGTGGCGCGGCCCGACCCGAAGTGGGGCGAGACACCCTGCGCCTTCGTCGAGCTGAAACCAGGCGCGCAGACCACGCCACAGGACATCGTGGCGCATTGCCGCAAGCACCTGGCGGGATTCAAGGTCCCCAGGGCGGTGGTGTTCGGCGAACTGCCGAAGACCTCGACGGGCAAGATCCAGAAGTTCGAATTGCGCAAGCAGGCCGGCTCGGCCCAGGCCATTGACGTTTGA
- a CDS encoding gamma-glutamyltransferase family protein, translating to MTPGTRRLAARWGAALLAALLAGCAAPPEPVQAQPEAASGWTPKSTWTGARFAVAAANPLATEAGVRILRAGGSAIDAAVAVQMVLALVEPQSSGIGGGAFLLYHDGRTTEAFDGRETAPAAATDDLFLRADGQPMALREAMVGGRAVGVPGAVAMLQQVHRRHGRLPWRTLFEPAIRLADEGFAVSPRLHALLAEDADLVRDPVAARYFYDDAGRPWPAGHRLRNPELAAVLRAIAEGGADALAQGEVAQAIVGAVRGHARNPGRLAARDLAAYRPVERPPLCFDHLVYRVCGMPPPSSGQVAIGQILGLLQAAGADREPAGDGPSGRWLHLYTEASRLAFADRAQYVADPAFVPPPAGGWGSLLAPRYLAERAHLIGEIRQPTVAPGRTDNRPVAHAPMADQVEEGTSHVSVIDGAGHALALTTSIEAAWGSHVMVNRGHGLAGGFLLNNQLTDFSFLPRDAQGRPVANRVEPGKRPRSSMAPTLVFDRATGQPVLVAGSPGGTMIIHYVARTLWGLWHWHLGLQQAVDGPNFGVAGSDAPLLVEPGRIPDTALAGVGARGHRIQASALTSGLQLLARTPDGRITGAADPRREGVVAGE from the coding sequence GTGACTCCGGGCACGCGCCGCCTGGCCGCGCGTTGGGGCGCGGCGCTGCTGGCCGCACTGCTGGCCGGCTGCGCAGCGCCCCCTGAACCCGTCCAGGCGCAGCCCGAGGCGGCCTCCGGCTGGACGCCCAAGTCGACCTGGACCGGCGCCCGTTTCGCCGTCGCCGCCGCCAATCCACTGGCCACCGAGGCCGGCGTCCGGATCCTGCGGGCCGGCGGGTCCGCGATCGATGCTGCCGTCGCCGTGCAAATGGTGCTGGCGCTGGTCGAACCACAGTCCAGCGGGATCGGCGGTGGTGCCTTCCTGCTGTACCACGACGGCCGGACGACCGAAGCGTTCGATGGTCGCGAGACGGCGCCGGCCGCGGCGACGGATGACTTGTTCCTGCGTGCCGACGGACAGCCGATGGCCTTGCGCGAGGCGATGGTCGGCGGCCGCGCAGTCGGCGTCCCCGGCGCGGTGGCGATGCTGCAGCAAGTCCACCGCCGCCACGGACGCCTGCCCTGGCGCACCTTGTTCGAGCCGGCGATCCGCCTGGCCGACGAGGGATTCGCGGTCAGTCCCCGCCTGCACGCGCTGCTGGCGGAGGACGCCGATCTGGTGCGGGACCCGGTCGCCGCCCGCTACTTCTACGATGATGCGGGCCGGCCCTGGCCGGCCGGCCACCGCTTGCGCAACCCCGAACTCGCAGCGGTCCTGCGCGCCATCGCCGAGGGGGGTGCAGATGCCCTCGCGCAAGGCGAGGTGGCGCAGGCCATCGTCGGGGCGGTGCGGGGGCACGCCAGGAACCCGGGCCGCCTTGCCGCACGCGACCTCGCGGCGTACCGGCCGGTCGAGCGCCCGCCGTTGTGCTTCGACCACCTGGTCTACCGGGTGTGCGGCATGCCGCCGCCCAGTTCGGGCCAGGTTGCCATCGGCCAGATCCTGGGCCTCCTGCAAGCCGCCGGCGCCGACCGCGAGCCGGCTGGCGACGGCCCATCGGGTCGCTGGCTGCACCTCTACACCGAAGCCTCGCGCCTGGCCTTCGCGGACCGGGCACAGTACGTGGCCGACCCGGCCTTCGTCCCGCCGCCCGCCGGCGGCTGGGGCTCGCTGCTGGCGCCCCGCTACCTGGCGGAGCGTGCCCACCTGATCGGCGAGATCCGGCAGCCGACGGTCGCGCCGGGACGGACCGACAACAGGCCGGTGGCCCACGCGCCGATGGCGGACCAGGTCGAGGAAGGCACGTCGCACGTGTCCGTGATCGATGGGGCCGGGCACGCACTCGCGCTGACCACCAGCATCGAGGCGGCCTGGGGCTCCCATGTCATGGTCAACCGGGGCCACGGGCTGGCGGGCGGCTTCCTGCTCAACAACCAGCTCACCGACTTCAGCTTCCTGCCCCGCGATGCCCAGGGCCGCCCGGTCGCCAACCGCGTCGAGCCCGGCAAGCGGCCGCGCTCGTCCATGGCCCCTACCCTGGTCTTCGACCGGGCCACCGGCCAGCCCGTGCTCGTCGCGGGCAGCCCCGGTGGAACCATGATCATCCACTACGTCGCCCGGACGCTCTGGGGCCTGTGGCACTGGCACCTGGGCCTGCAGCAAGCGGTGGACGGGCCCAATTTCGGGGTGGCCGGGAGCGACGCGCCGCTCCTGGTGGAACCCGGCCGGATCCCCGACACCGCGCTGGCTGGCGTCGGCGCACGCGGCCACCGAATCCAGGCCTCGGCGCTCACCAGCGGGTTGCAGCTCCTGGCCCGCACGCCGGACGGACGCATCACCGGCGCTGCCGATCCTCGCCGCGAGGGCGTCGTCGCCGGCGAGTAA
- a CDS encoding amino acid ABC transporter permease, which yields MSPVPARAAPAVAGGAWQRWQRGLFATPLQSALSVLLLSLLAWGGARLVEWAVLHAVWSADADSCQAARGIGACWGVVAEKGRLVLLGRYPADATWRPVTATLVLLAGVVATMSGTTRRPWLLLAWPAGLAVFIVLMGGGAGLPRVPTDLWGGLPLTVFLTAAALLLAFPIAVLLALGRRSTLPAVRTLCAGFIELVRGVPLISVLFMASFMLPLLLSPGRSPDVLVRVVAGLALFAAAYMAEVVRGGLQSIPRTQSEAAASLGLGWWQAQRKIVLPQALGAVVPALVNNCLSLFKDTSLVTIVSLYELTGSLALALGSDPVWRPFKIEAYLFIAAVYFAFCFAMSSASRRLEVRLARSRAR from the coding sequence CTGTCCCCCGTCCCGGCACGTGCCGCGCCCGCCGTCGCGGGCGGTGCCTGGCAGCGATGGCAGCGCGGGTTGTTCGCCACCCCGCTCCAGTCCGCCCTGTCGGTGTTGCTGCTGTCGTTGCTCGCCTGGGGGGGTGCCCGGCTGGTCGAGTGGGCCGTGCTGCACGCCGTGTGGTCCGCCGATGCGGACAGCTGCCAGGCTGCGCGCGGCATCGGGGCGTGCTGGGGCGTGGTCGCGGAGAAAGGCCGGCTGGTGCTGCTCGGTCGCTATCCAGCCGACGCGACCTGGCGACCGGTCACGGCCACCCTGGTGCTGCTGGCCGGCGTGGTGGCGACCATGTCCGGCACCACCCGCCGCCCCTGGCTGCTCCTGGCATGGCCGGCCGGCCTCGCGGTGTTCATCGTGCTGATGGGTGGTGGCGCGGGCCTGCCGCGCGTCCCCACCGACCTCTGGGGCGGTCTGCCGCTCACGGTGTTCCTCACCGCCGCCGCACTGCTCCTGGCCTTTCCGATCGCCGTCCTGCTGGCCCTGGGCCGGCGCAGCACGCTGCCGGCGGTACGGACCCTGTGCGCCGGCTTCATCGAGCTCGTGCGCGGGGTGCCGCTCATCTCCGTGCTGTTCATGGCCTCCTTCATGCTGCCCCTGCTGCTGTCGCCCGGCCGTTCGCCCGACGTGCTGGTGCGGGTGGTCGCGGGTCTGGCGCTGTTCGCGGCCGCCTACATGGCCGAAGTGGTCCGCGGCGGGCTGCAGTCCATCCCCCGCACCCAGTCCGAGGCCGCGGCCAGCCTGGGCCTGGGCTGGTGGCAGGCGCAGCGCAAGATCGTCCTGCCCCAGGCGCTGGGGGCGGTCGTGCCGGCGCTCGTGAACAACTGCCTGTCGCTGTTCAAGGACACTTCGCTGGTGACCATCGTCTCCCTCTACGAGCTCACGGGATCGCTCGCCCTCGCCCTCGGCTCGGATCCCGTCTGGCGGCCCTTCAAGATCGAGGCCTACCTGTTCATCGCGGCGGTCTACTTCGCGTTCTGCTTCGCCATGTCGAGTGCGAGCCGGCGCCTCGAGGTCCGGCTCGCCAGGAGCCGCGCGCGATGA
- the dnaG gene encoding DNA primase — protein sequence MAIPQSFIQELLARADVVEIVGRTVPLKKTGANFSGLCPFHSEKSPSFTVSPTKQFYHCFGCGKNGNAISFLMEHAGMNFVEAVKDLAGQYGMQVPEEDRSPEERERAAREREKQATLSDVLEKAGAAYRKHLRSSPRAVDYFKRRGVSGEVAKAFGLGYAPEGWRSLASVFPNYDDPLLAESGLVIVGEDDGSGQGQAKRYDRFRDRVMFPIRNVKGECIGFGGRVLGDEKPKYLNSPETPVFSKGRELYGLFEARNHLREAGYVLVTEGYMDVVALAQLGFPNAVATLGTACTPEHVHKLFRFTDSVVFSFDGDNAGRRAARKALDGALPYATDVRSIKFLFLPAEHDPDSYIREFGAEAFARCVGEATPLSRFLIEAAREGCDVGTAEGRAHLAANAKPLWQLLPDGALKRQLLGEIAEAVQLDVADLDGLWSGRAPERRRPAGTARPRRPESPQPPRRVAGRQAPVSRADHAARLLLGQAQAWDQLTNEDHALLCGLSAPHGPLFAWLDSQVHEHGPLPWGQLHEAVQGHPVAELADRLMTDGVASTTAASDAAAELRDLLDRMLVERLKAEETAAIEANDLERYRALHARRRGLEATL from the coding sequence ATGGCCATTCCCCAGTCGTTCATCCAGGAGTTGCTGGCGCGTGCCGACGTGGTGGAGATCGTCGGCCGCACGGTGCCGCTGAAGAAGACGGGCGCCAACTTCTCCGGCCTGTGTCCCTTCCATTCGGAGAAGAGTCCCTCCTTCACCGTCAGCCCGACCAAGCAGTTCTACCACTGCTTCGGCTGCGGCAAGAACGGCAATGCGATCTCGTTCCTGATGGAACACGCCGGCATGAACTTCGTCGAGGCGGTCAAGGACCTCGCCGGCCAGTACGGCATGCAGGTGCCCGAGGAAGACCGTTCCCCGGAGGAGCGCGAGCGGGCCGCCCGGGAGCGCGAGAAGCAGGCCACCCTGTCCGACGTGCTGGAGAAGGCTGGCGCGGCCTATCGCAAGCACCTGCGCAGCTCGCCGCGCGCCGTCGACTACTTCAAGCGGCGCGGGGTGTCCGGCGAGGTGGCCAAGGCCTTCGGCCTCGGCTATGCGCCCGAGGGCTGGCGCAGCCTGGCGAGCGTCTTTCCGAACTACGACGACCCGCTGCTGGCCGAAAGCGGGCTGGTCATCGTCGGCGAGGACGACGGTAGCGGCCAGGGCCAGGCCAAGCGCTACGACCGCTTCCGCGATCGCGTGATGTTCCCGATTCGCAACGTCAAGGGCGAGTGCATCGGGTTCGGCGGCCGGGTGCTGGGCGACGAGAAGCCCAAGTACCTGAACTCCCCCGAGACGCCGGTGTTCAGCAAGGGACGCGAGCTGTACGGCCTGTTCGAGGCGCGCAACCATCTGCGCGAGGCCGGCTACGTGCTGGTGACCGAGGGCTACATGGACGTGGTCGCGCTGGCCCAGCTCGGATTCCCGAATGCCGTGGCCACCCTGGGGACGGCCTGCACGCCGGAGCACGTGCACAAGCTGTTCCGCTTCACCGACAGCGTGGTGTTCAGCTTCGACGGCGATAACGCCGGCCGTCGGGCAGCCCGCAAGGCCCTGGACGGCGCCCTGCCCTATGCCACCGACGTCCGCAGCATCAAGTTCCTGTTCCTGCCGGCCGAGCACGACCCGGACAGCTACATCCGCGAGTTCGGGGCCGAGGCGTTTGCCAGGTGCGTCGGCGAGGCCACGCCGCTGTCGCGCTTCCTGATCGAGGCGGCGCGCGAAGGCTGTGATGTCGGCACGGCCGAGGGGCGCGCGCACCTGGCCGCTAATGCCAAGCCGCTGTGGCAGCTCCTGCCCGATGGCGCACTGAAGCGACAACTGCTCGGCGAGATCGCCGAAGCCGTCCAGCTGGACGTGGCCGACCTGGACGGCCTGTGGTCGGGCCGTGCGCCCGAGCGGCGGCGCCCGGCCGGGACCGCCCGACCGCGCCGCCCGGAGAGCCCGCAGCCGCCGCGCCGCGTGGCGGGCCGCCAGGCCCCGGTGAGCCGGGCCGACCATGCGGCCCGGCTGCTGCTGGGCCAGGCCCAGGCCTGGGACCAGCTGACCAACGAGGACCATGCCCTGCTGTGCGGGCTGTCCGCCCCCCACGGTCCCTTGTTCGCCTGGCTCGACAGCCAGGTGCACGAGCACGGCCCGCTACCGTGGGGCCAGCTTCACGAGGCGGTGCAAGGCCATCCCGTGGCCGAGCTGGCGGACCGGCTGATGACGGACGGGGTGGCCTCGACAACAGCCGCTTCCGACGCCGCCGCCGAACTCCGTGACCTGCTGGACCGCATGCTCGTCGAGCGCCTCAAGGCAGAGGAAACCGCTGCCATCGAGGCCAACGACCTCGAGCGCTACCGCGCCCTGCATGCCCGACGGCGTGGGCTGGAGGCGACACTTTGA
- a CDS encoding amino acid ABC transporter substrate-binding protein, with amino-acid sequence MTRNPYKWMAALACVLASQGAWAGRTLDGIKQRGQLVCGVSSGVAGFSQADSNGQWSGLDVDICRAIAASVLGDGAKVKFVPLVSQQRFAALQSGEVDILSRNTTWTLTRDASLGLNFVGIAYYDGQGFMVPAKGKVKSAKQLKNATVCVQSGTTTEKNLSDFSRANNLNLKPVVFEKFDAANAAYFSGRCQAYTTDASGLASVRNKEAKSPADHVILPELISKEPLGPAVRRGDDEFFAIAKWVLYGLIEAEEYGITQGTVDALARDSKDPAVGRLLGTTEDTGKLLGLDKDWLARAVKATGNYGEIFERNVGPKSALALPRGSNNLWNKGGLMYAPPVR; translated from the coding sequence ATGACAAGAAACCCGTACAAATGGATGGCGGCCCTGGCCTGCGTGCTGGCCTCGCAGGGCGCCTGGGCAGGCAGGACGCTCGACGGCATCAAGCAGAGGGGACAGCTCGTCTGCGGCGTCAGCAGCGGTGTCGCCGGCTTTTCGCAGGCCGACAGCAACGGCCAGTGGTCCGGACTCGACGTCGACATCTGCCGCGCCATCGCTGCCAGCGTGCTCGGGGACGGCGCCAAGGTGAAATTCGTGCCGCTGGTCTCGCAGCAGCGCTTCGCCGCCCTGCAGTCGGGCGAAGTGGACATCCTGTCGCGCAACACCACCTGGACCCTGACGCGCGACGCCTCGCTCGGGCTCAATTTCGTCGGCATCGCCTACTACGACGGCCAGGGCTTCATGGTGCCGGCCAAAGGCAAAGTCAAGAGCGCCAAGCAGCTCAAGAACGCGACGGTGTGCGTCCAGTCCGGCACCACCACGGAGAAGAACCTGAGCGACTTCTCGCGCGCCAACAACCTCAACCTGAAGCCGGTGGTGTTCGAGAAGTTCGACGCCGCCAACGCCGCCTACTTTTCCGGCCGCTGCCAGGCGTACACGACCGATGCGTCCGGCCTCGCGTCGGTGCGCAACAAGGAAGCCAAGAGCCCGGCCGACCACGTGATCCTGCCCGAGCTCATCTCCAAGGAACCGCTGGGGCCGGCGGTGCGCCGCGGCGACGACGAGTTCTTCGCCATCGCCAAGTGGGTCCTCTACGGCCTGATCGAGGCCGAGGAATACGGCATCACCCAGGGCACGGTCGATGCCCTGGCGCGTGACAGCAAGGACCCGGCGGTCGGGCGCCTGCTCGGCACGACGGAGGACACCGGCAAGCTGCTCGGCCTCGACAAGGACTGGCTGGCCCGCGCCGTCAAGGCGACCGGCAATTACGGCGAGATCTTCGAACGCAACGTGGGTCCCAAGAGCGCACTTGCCCTGCCGCGCGGCAGCAACAACCTGTGGAACAAGGGCGGCCTGATGTACGCCCCGCCCGTGCGCTGA
- a CDS encoding amino acid ABC transporter ATP-binding protein, with the protein MNASAQPMIRFQRVNKWFDSGLHVLRDIDLSVQPGERVVVCGPSGSGKSTLIRCINGLEPFQEGELTVSGIRLGDGAKALAAVRRQVGMVFQQFNLFPHLTVLENLTLAPTWVGGLSKVEAAERAMAQLERVRIAEQAVKYPLQLSGGQQQRVAIARALCLQPRVMLFDEPTSALDPEMVKEVLDVIGELAAQGMTLLCVTHEMAFARAMADRVLFMDEGQILEDAPPAEFFDRPASARAADFLSRVIDR; encoded by the coding sequence ATGAATGCCAGTGCGCAGCCGATGATCCGCTTCCAGCGGGTCAACAAGTGGTTCGACAGCGGCCTGCATGTCCTGCGGGACATCGACCTGTCCGTCCAGCCGGGCGAGCGCGTCGTCGTCTGCGGTCCCTCGGGCTCCGGCAAGTCGACGCTGATCCGCTGCATCAACGGCCTGGAGCCGTTCCAGGAAGGCGAACTCACCGTGTCGGGCATCCGGCTCGGCGACGGCGCCAAGGCCCTGGCGGCCGTCCGGCGCCAGGTCGGCATGGTGTTCCAGCAGTTCAACCTGTTCCCGCACCTGACGGTGCTGGAAAACCTGACGCTGGCGCCGACCTGGGTCGGCGGGCTGTCGAAGGTGGAGGCCGCCGAGCGGGCGATGGCGCAGCTCGAACGCGTGCGCATCGCGGAACAGGCCGTCAAGTACCCGCTGCAGCTCTCGGGCGGCCAACAGCAACGGGTGGCGATCGCGCGTGCGTTGTGCCTGCAGCCGCGCGTGATGCTGTTCGACGAACCCACTTCCGCCCTCGACCCCGAGATGGTCAAGGAGGTGCTGGACGTCATCGGCGAACTGGCGGCCCAGGGCATGACCCTGCTGTGCGTCACGCACGAGATGGCCTTCGCACGGGCGATGGCCGACCGGGTGCTGTTCATGGACGAGGGCCAGATCCTGGAGGACGCCCCCCCGGCCGAGTTCTTCGACCGGCCCGCCTCCGCGCGCGCGGCCGACTTCCTCTCGCGCGTCATCGATCGCTAG